From the genome of Glycine max cultivar Williams 82 chromosome 2, Glycine_max_v4.0, whole genome shotgun sequence, one region includes:
- the LOC100526948 gene encoding putative L-galactono-1,4-lactone dehydrogenase, translated as MLRTLVVKRSLGHHWHSHSQHLRLQRQFSSSPEPNSSVDAETRKYAGYAALLLFCGGATYYTFPLPDDAKHKKAQIFRYAPLPEDLHTVSNWSGTHEVQTRNFLQPENAEQLERELREARSRIRPVGSGLSPNGIGLSRTGMVNLALMDGILEVDKQRKTVRVQAGIRVQQLVDGLKDHGLTLQNFASIREQQIGGIIQVGAHGTGARLPPIDEQVIAMKLVTPAKGTIEISKDKDPELFYLARCGLGGLGVVAEVTLQCVDRQELVEHTVVSTMNEIKKNHKKLLSENKHVKYLYIPYTDSVVVVRCNPVSKWKGPPKFKPQYTKDEAIQHVRDLYQESLKKYGAEGSKGKSAEDGEQNIDELSFTELRDKLIALDPLDKKHIININKAEAEFWRKSEGYRVGWSDEILGFDCGGQQWVSETCFPAGKLANPSMKDLEYIEELKQLIEKEEIPAPAPIEQRWTASSRSSLSPASSPSEDDIFSWVGIIMYLPTMDARQRKDITEEFFHYRHLTQAKLWDCYSAYEHWAKIEVPKDKKELAALQERLRKRFPVDAYNKARKELDPNRILSNNMLEKLFPQSDTI; from the exons ATGCTGAGAACTCTAGTTGTGAAGCGCAGCCTTGGTCACCACTGGCACTCGCATTCTCAGCACCTCCGACTCCAGCGGCAATTCTCATCATCCCCGGAGCCCAACTCCTCCGTGGATGCAGAAACCCGCAAGTACGCGGGCTATGCTGCCCTCCTCCTCTTCTGCGGCGGCGCCACCTACTACACATTCCCCCTCCCGGACGACGCCAAGCACAAGAAGGCGCAGATCTTCCGGTACGCTCCGCTGCCGGAGGACCTGCACACGGTCTCCAACTGGAGCGGGACCCACGAGGTGCAGACGCGCAACTTCCTCCAGCCGGAGAACGCGGAGCAGCTGGAGCGAGAGCTGAGGGAGGCGCGGAGTCGTATCCGGCCGGTGGGGTCCGGGCTTTCGCCGAACGGGATCGGCCTTTCCAGGACCGGGATGGTAAACTTGGCTCTCATGGATGGGATCTTGGAAGTCGACAAGCAGCGCAAGACTGTCAGGGTCCAGGCTGGCATCCGAGTGCAGCAGCTTGTCGATGGCCTCAAGGACCATGGCCTTaccttgcagaattttgcttccATTAGGGAGCAGCAAATTGGTGGCATCATTCAG GTTGGTGCACATGGCACTGGTGCAAGATTGCCTCCCATTGATGAACAAGTTATTGCCATGAAACTGGTTACCCCTGCCAAAGGGACAATAGAGATCTCAAAAGATAAAGACCCTGAACTGTTTTATCTTGCTCGATGTGGTCTTGGGGGACTCGGAGTTGTGGCTGAAGTCACCCTTCAGTGTGTTGATCGACAGGAGCTTGTGGAGCACACAGTTGTCTCAACCATGAatgagataaagaaaaatcacaa GAAATTGCTATCTGAGAATAAGCATGTGAAGTACCTTTATATCCCTTATACCGACTCTGTTGTGGTTGTGCGATGCAATCCTGTTTCAAAGTGGAAAggtcctcccaagttcaaaccACAATATACCAAAGATGAAGCCATACAGCATGTGCGTGACCTTTACCAGGAGTCCCTCAAGAAATATGG AGCCGAAGGATCTAAGGGTAAATCAGCAGAAGATGGTGAACAAAATATAGATGAGCTTTCTTTCACAGAATTAAGAGATAAGCTAATTGCCCTAGATCCTCTCGATAAAAAgcacatcatcaacatcaataaAGCTGAGGCCGAGTTCTGGCGAAAGTCAGAAGGATATAGGGTTGGATGGAGTGATGAAATATTGGGCTTTGATTGCGGAGGTCAACAGTGGGTATCAGAGACATGTTTCCCTGCTGGGAAACTAGCTAATCCAAGCATGAAAGACCTTGAATACATTGAAGAGCTGAAGCAACTTATAGAGAAAGAAGAGATACCTGCACCTGCTCCAATTGAGCAGCGCTGGACAGCTAGCAGTAGGAGTTCCTTGAGTCCTGCTTCAAGTCCGTCTGAGGATGATATATTTTCTTGG GTAGGTATAATCATGTACCTTCCTACCATGGATGCTCGGCAGAGGAAAGATATAACAGAAGAATTCTTTCATTATAGGCATTTGACTCAGGCAAAATTATGGGATTGTTACTCCGCATATGAACACTGGGCTAAGATTGAG GTTCCAAAGGACAAGAAGGAGCTTGCAGCTCTCCAAGAAAGGCTAAGAAAGCGGTTTCCTGTGGATGCATACAATAAAGCAAGAAAGGAATTGGACCCCAATAGGATCCTTTCGAATAACATGTTGGAAAAGCTCTTCCCACAATCAGACACCATATAA
- the LOC100526948 gene encoding putative L-galactono-1,4-lactone dehydrogenase isoform X1 has translation MLRTLVVKRSLGHHWHSHSQHLRLQRQFSSSPEPNSSVDAETRKYAGYAALLLFCGGATYYTFPLPDDAKHKKAQIFRYAPLPEDLHTVSNWSGTHEVQTRNFLQPENAEQLERELREARSRIRPVGSGLSPNGIGLSRTGMVNLALMDGILEVDKQRKTVRVQAGIRVQQLVDGLKDHGLTLQNFASIREQQIGGIIQVGAHGTGARLPPIDEQVIAMKLVTPAKGTIEISKDKDPELFYLARCGLGGLGVVAEVTLQCVDRQELVEHTVVSTMNEIKKNHKKLLSENKHVKYLYIPYTDSVVVVRCNPVSKWKGPPKFKPQYTKDEAIQHVRDLYQESLKKYGAEGSKGKSAEDGEQNIDELSFTELRDKLIALDPLDKKHIININKAEAEFWRKSEGYRVGWSDEILGFDCGGQQWVSETCFPAGKLANPSMKDLEYIEELKQLIEKEEIPAPAPIEQRWTASSRSSLSPASSPSEDDIFSWV, from the exons ATGCTGAGAACTCTAGTTGTGAAGCGCAGCCTTGGTCACCACTGGCACTCGCATTCTCAGCACCTCCGACTCCAGCGGCAATTCTCATCATCCCCGGAGCCCAACTCCTCCGTGGATGCAGAAACCCGCAAGTACGCGGGCTATGCTGCCCTCCTCCTCTTCTGCGGCGGCGCCACCTACTACACATTCCCCCTCCCGGACGACGCCAAGCACAAGAAGGCGCAGATCTTCCGGTACGCTCCGCTGCCGGAGGACCTGCACACGGTCTCCAACTGGAGCGGGACCCACGAGGTGCAGACGCGCAACTTCCTCCAGCCGGAGAACGCGGAGCAGCTGGAGCGAGAGCTGAGGGAGGCGCGGAGTCGTATCCGGCCGGTGGGGTCCGGGCTTTCGCCGAACGGGATCGGCCTTTCCAGGACCGGGATGGTAAACTTGGCTCTCATGGATGGGATCTTGGAAGTCGACAAGCAGCGCAAGACTGTCAGGGTCCAGGCTGGCATCCGAGTGCAGCAGCTTGTCGATGGCCTCAAGGACCATGGCCTTaccttgcagaattttgcttccATTAGGGAGCAGCAAATTGGTGGCATCATTCAG GTTGGTGCACATGGCACTGGTGCAAGATTGCCTCCCATTGATGAACAAGTTATTGCCATGAAACTGGTTACCCCTGCCAAAGGGACAATAGAGATCTCAAAAGATAAAGACCCTGAACTGTTTTATCTTGCTCGATGTGGTCTTGGGGGACTCGGAGTTGTGGCTGAAGTCACCCTTCAGTGTGTTGATCGACAGGAGCTTGTGGAGCACACAGTTGTCTCAACCATGAatgagataaagaaaaatcacaa GAAATTGCTATCTGAGAATAAGCATGTGAAGTACCTTTATATCCCTTATACCGACTCTGTTGTGGTTGTGCGATGCAATCCTGTTTCAAAGTGGAAAggtcctcccaagttcaaaccACAATATACCAAAGATGAAGCCATACAGCATGTGCGTGACCTTTACCAGGAGTCCCTCAAGAAATATGG AGCCGAAGGATCTAAGGGTAAATCAGCAGAAGATGGTGAACAAAATATAGATGAGCTTTCTTTCACAGAATTAAGAGATAAGCTAATTGCCCTAGATCCTCTCGATAAAAAgcacatcatcaacatcaataaAGCTGAGGCCGAGTTCTGGCGAAAGTCAGAAGGATATAGGGTTGGATGGAGTGATGAAATATTGGGCTTTGATTGCGGAGGTCAACAGTGGGTATCAGAGACATGTTTCCCTGCTGGGAAACTAGCTAATCCAAGCATGAAAGACCTTGAATACATTGAAGAGCTGAAGCAACTTATAGAGAAAGAAGAGATACCTGCACCTGCTCCAATTGAGCAGCGCTGGACAGCTAGCAGTAGGAGTTCCTTGAGTCCTGCTTCAAGTCCGTCTGAGGATGATATATTTTCTTGG GTATAA